A region of Takifugu flavidus isolate HTHZ2018 chromosome 2, ASM371156v2, whole genome shotgun sequence DNA encodes the following proteins:
- the mapk6 gene encoding mitogen-activated protein kinase 6 isoform X2, translating into MAEKFESLMNIHGFDLGSRYMDLKPLGYGGNGLVFSAVDTDCDKRVAVKKIILTDPQSVKHALREIKIIRRLDHDNIVKVFETLGPSGRRLTEDVVSLTEVNSVYIVQEYMETDLCQLLERGLLSEGHARLFMYQLLRGLKYIHSANVLHRDLKPANLFVNTEDLVLKIGDFGLARIMDPHYSHKGHLSEGLVTKWYRSPRLLLSPNNYTKAIDMWAAGCIFAEMLTGKTLFAGAHELEQMQLILESIPVLREEDRQELHSVIPVFIRNDMSKPHTPLAKLLPDVSPQALDFLEKILTFNPMDRLTAEEALAHPYMADYSFPLDEPVSLHPFHIEDEVDDILLMDQSHSHTWDRCHESQLSEADWHLHSIHDPDEVQVDPRGLSDVTDEEEVQVDPRKYADGDWEKFLDEPSFDYSLHFLPDRSWQDNDHHENKYCDLQCSHTCNYKAVSPSYLDNLIWRDSEVNHYYEPKLIIDLSNWKEQQSKEKADRKAKSKCEKNGLVKAQIALKEAGKTQDPVEKDSEQEKHQTERPQSQQTQGFDFDSFIASTIKLSLQPEPCPEVTLLNDVGFLNELNSSVSQLEAPRSGSVSKSVSQEKEEKCLVNLAQLGGGGLGFGDSTWPVEPCPSFAFGLTVEESGCLIDEACWDIRKEDHLQKESTYTSYLDHLFSRKEESVVETVASLEMESSEVREVDEGFLSRNAEIVLNVQLDSLALPLPLPLPLPLPLPGFDSSDDLPLKSIQASLTPCAVKCSPQIAHKTYSSIFKHLN; encoded by the exons ATGGCAGAGAAGTTTGAGTCCCTGATGAACATCCATGGTTTTGACCTGGGTTCCCGCTACATGGACTTAAAGCCACTTGGTTATGGAGGGAATGGCCTGGTGTTCTCCGCCGTCGACACGGATTGTGATAAGCGTGTGGCTGTGAAGAAAATAATCTTGACTGACCCGCAGAGTGTGAAGCATGCCCTGCGGGAAATCAAGATCATCAGGCGCCTCGATCATGATAACATTGTCAAG GTTTTTGAGACATTGGGCCCTAGTGGTCGCAGGCTAACGGAGGATGTGGTGTCCCTGACGGAGGTTAACTCTGTGTACATTGTGCAAGAGTACATGGAGACAGACCTTTGTCAATTGTTGGAGAGGGGCCTTCTTTCAGAGGGCCATGCCAGACTCTTCATGTACCAGCTCCTCAGGGGCCTTAAGTATATCCACTCTGCTAACGTGCTGCACCGAGACCTCAAGCCCGCTAACTTGTTTGTCAATACGGAAGACCTGGTACTTAAGATTGGGGACTTTGGCCTGGCTCGCATCATGGACCCCCACTATTCTCACAAG GGCCATCTTTCAGAGGGCCTAGTCACCAAGTGGTATAGATCGCCCCGTCTGCTGCTCTCTCCTAATAACTACACCAAAGCCATCGACATGTGGGCAGCTGGCTGCATCTTTGCCGAGATGCTCACAGGGAAAACCCTCTTTGCTG GTGCCCACGAGCTGGAGCAGATGCAGCTGATCCTGGAGTCCATACCTGTGCTGCGGGAAGAAGACCGCCAAGAGCTCCACAGCGTCATCCCGGTCTTCATTCGTAACGATATGTCCAAGCCTCACACACCACTAGCCAAGCTGCTGCCTGATGTCTCTCCCCAGG CCTTGGATTTCTTGGAGAAGATCTTGACGTTTAACCCCATGGACCGCCTGACTGCTGAAGAGGCCCTGGCCCACCCCTATATGGCTGACTACTCCTTCCCTTTAGATGAGCCAGTCTCTCTGCACCCCTTCCACATAGAGGATGAAGTAGATGATATCCTGCTTATGGACCAGAGCCACAGCCACACCTGGGACAG ATGTCATGAAAGTCAGCTCTCTGAGGCTGACTGGCACCTACACAGCATCCACGACCCAGATGAAGTTCAGGTTGACCCAAGAGGACTCTCTGATGtaacagatgaagaggaggttcAG gtGGATCCTCGCAAATATGCTGATGGAGATTGGGAGAAGTTCCTGGATGAGCCATCCTTTGACTACTCCCTTCATTTCCTTCCAGACAGATCCTGGCAGGACAATGACCACCATGAGAATAAATACTGTGACTTACAGTGTAGCCATACGTGTAACTACAAGGCCGTGTCACCCTCATACCTAGACAACCTCATCTGGAGGGACAGTGAAGTCAACCACTACTACGAACCCAAGCTCATTATTGACCTCTCCAACTGGAAGGAACAGCAGAGCAAGGAGAAAGCTGACCGCAAGGCCAAGAGTAAGTGTGAGAAGAATGGGTTGGTAAAGGCACAGATTGCGTTAAAGGAAGCAGGAAAGACCCAGGATCCTGTGGAGAAGGACAGcgagcaggaaaaacaccagACAGAAAGGCCTCAAAGCCAACAGACCCAGGGCTTTGATTTTGACTCCTTTATCGCCAGCACCATCAAACTGAGCCTGCAGCCAGAACCCTGTCCGGAGGTGACGCTGCTCAACGATGTGGGCTTCCTGAATGAGCTCAACTCCTCCGTCTCCCAGCTGGAGGCTCCCCGCTCGGGCTCTGTGTCCAAGTCTGTGAgtcaggagaaagaggagaagtgCCTGGTGAACCTCGCCCAGTTGGGCGGAGGAGGGCTGGGATTCGGGGACAGCACCTGGCCCGTCGAGCCTTGTCCGAGTTTCGCCTTTGGGCTGACGGTTGAGGAGAGCGGCTGTTTGATAGATGAAGCGTGCTGGGACATACGCAAAGAGGACCACCTGCAGAAGGAGAGCACTTACACCAGCTACCTGGACCACCTGTTCAGCCGGAAGGAAGAGAGTGTTGTGGAGACTGTGGCCAGCTTGGAGATGGAGTCATCGGAAGTGAGAGAGGTGGACGAGGGCTTCCTCAGCAGGAATGCAGAGATTGTGCTGAACGTGCAGCTCGATTCCCTGGCTCTGCCCCTGCCCCttcccctgcccctgcccctgcccctgcccggCTTTGACAGCTCCGACGATTTGCCTCTAAAGTCCATCCAGGCCTCCCTGACTCCCTGTGCTGTCAAATGCTCCCCTCAAATTGCCCACAAAACTTACAGCAGCATCTTCAAGCATCTTAATTAA
- the mapk6 gene encoding mitogen-activated protein kinase 6 isoform X1, producing MAEKFESLMNIHGFDLGSRYMDLKPLGYGGNGLVFSAVDTDCDKRVAVKKIILTDPQSVKHALREIKIIRRLDHDNIVKVFETLGPSGRRLTEDVVSLTEVNSVYIVQEYMETDLCQLLERGLLSEGHARLFMYQLLRGLKYIHSANVLHRDLKPANLFVNTEDLVLKIGDFGLARIMDPHYSHKGHLSEGLVTKWYRSPRLLLSPNNYTKAIDMWAAGCIFAEMLTGKTLFAGAHELEQMQLILESIPVLREEDRQELHSVIPVFIRNDMSKPHTPLAKLLPDVSPQALDFLEKILTFNPMDRLTAEEALAHPYMADYSFPLDEPVSLHPFHIEDEVDDILLMDQSHSHTWDSRCHESQLSEADWHLHSIHDPDEVQVDPRGLSDVTDEEEVQVDPRKYADGDWEKFLDEPSFDYSLHFLPDRSWQDNDHHENKYCDLQCSHTCNYKAVSPSYLDNLIWRDSEVNHYYEPKLIIDLSNWKEQQSKEKADRKAKSKCEKNGLVKAQIALKEAGKTQDPVEKDSEQEKHQTERPQSQQTQGFDFDSFIASTIKLSLQPEPCPEVTLLNDVGFLNELNSSVSQLEAPRSGSVSKSVSQEKEEKCLVNLAQLGGGGLGFGDSTWPVEPCPSFAFGLTVEESGCLIDEACWDIRKEDHLQKESTYTSYLDHLFSRKEESVVETVASLEMESSEVREVDEGFLSRNAEIVLNVQLDSLALPLPLPLPLPLPLPGFDSSDDLPLKSIQASLTPCAVKCSPQIAHKTYSSIFKHLN from the exons ATGGCAGAGAAGTTTGAGTCCCTGATGAACATCCATGGTTTTGACCTGGGTTCCCGCTACATGGACTTAAAGCCACTTGGTTATGGAGGGAATGGCCTGGTGTTCTCCGCCGTCGACACGGATTGTGATAAGCGTGTGGCTGTGAAGAAAATAATCTTGACTGACCCGCAGAGTGTGAAGCATGCCCTGCGGGAAATCAAGATCATCAGGCGCCTCGATCATGATAACATTGTCAAG GTTTTTGAGACATTGGGCCCTAGTGGTCGCAGGCTAACGGAGGATGTGGTGTCCCTGACGGAGGTTAACTCTGTGTACATTGTGCAAGAGTACATGGAGACAGACCTTTGTCAATTGTTGGAGAGGGGCCTTCTTTCAGAGGGCCATGCCAGACTCTTCATGTACCAGCTCCTCAGGGGCCTTAAGTATATCCACTCTGCTAACGTGCTGCACCGAGACCTCAAGCCCGCTAACTTGTTTGTCAATACGGAAGACCTGGTACTTAAGATTGGGGACTTTGGCCTGGCTCGCATCATGGACCCCCACTATTCTCACAAG GGCCATCTTTCAGAGGGCCTAGTCACCAAGTGGTATAGATCGCCCCGTCTGCTGCTCTCTCCTAATAACTACACCAAAGCCATCGACATGTGGGCAGCTGGCTGCATCTTTGCCGAGATGCTCACAGGGAAAACCCTCTTTGCTG GTGCCCACGAGCTGGAGCAGATGCAGCTGATCCTGGAGTCCATACCTGTGCTGCGGGAAGAAGACCGCCAAGAGCTCCACAGCGTCATCCCGGTCTTCATTCGTAACGATATGTCCAAGCCTCACACACCACTAGCCAAGCTGCTGCCTGATGTCTCTCCCCAGG CCTTGGATTTCTTGGAGAAGATCTTGACGTTTAACCCCATGGACCGCCTGACTGCTGAAGAGGCCCTGGCCCACCCCTATATGGCTGACTACTCCTTCCCTTTAGATGAGCCAGTCTCTCTGCACCCCTTCCACATAGAGGATGAAGTAGATGATATCCTGCTTATGGACCAGAGCCACAGCCACACCTGGGACAG CAGATGTCATGAAAGTCAGCTCTCTGAGGCTGACTGGCACCTACACAGCATCCACGACCCAGATGAAGTTCAGGTTGACCCAAGAGGACTCTCTGATGtaacagatgaagaggaggttcAG gtGGATCCTCGCAAATATGCTGATGGAGATTGGGAGAAGTTCCTGGATGAGCCATCCTTTGACTACTCCCTTCATTTCCTTCCAGACAGATCCTGGCAGGACAATGACCACCATGAGAATAAATACTGTGACTTACAGTGTAGCCATACGTGTAACTACAAGGCCGTGTCACCCTCATACCTAGACAACCTCATCTGGAGGGACAGTGAAGTCAACCACTACTACGAACCCAAGCTCATTATTGACCTCTCCAACTGGAAGGAACAGCAGAGCAAGGAGAAAGCTGACCGCAAGGCCAAGAGTAAGTGTGAGAAGAATGGGTTGGTAAAGGCACAGATTGCGTTAAAGGAAGCAGGAAAGACCCAGGATCCTGTGGAGAAGGACAGcgagcaggaaaaacaccagACAGAAAGGCCTCAAAGCCAACAGACCCAGGGCTTTGATTTTGACTCCTTTATCGCCAGCACCATCAAACTGAGCCTGCAGCCAGAACCCTGTCCGGAGGTGACGCTGCTCAACGATGTGGGCTTCCTGAATGAGCTCAACTCCTCCGTCTCCCAGCTGGAGGCTCCCCGCTCGGGCTCTGTGTCCAAGTCTGTGAgtcaggagaaagaggagaagtgCCTGGTGAACCTCGCCCAGTTGGGCGGAGGAGGGCTGGGATTCGGGGACAGCACCTGGCCCGTCGAGCCTTGTCCGAGTTTCGCCTTTGGGCTGACGGTTGAGGAGAGCGGCTGTTTGATAGATGAAGCGTGCTGGGACATACGCAAAGAGGACCACCTGCAGAAGGAGAGCACTTACACCAGCTACCTGGACCACCTGTTCAGCCGGAAGGAAGAGAGTGTTGTGGAGACTGTGGCCAGCTTGGAGATGGAGTCATCGGAAGTGAGAGAGGTGGACGAGGGCTTCCTCAGCAGGAATGCAGAGATTGTGCTGAACGTGCAGCTCGATTCCCTGGCTCTGCCCCTGCCCCttcccctgcccctgcccctgcccctgcccggCTTTGACAGCTCCGACGATTTGCCTCTAAAGTCCATCCAGGCCTCCCTGACTCCCTGTGCTGTCAAATGCTCCCCTCAAATTGCCCACAAAACTTACAGCAGCATCTTCAAGCATCTTAATTAA